From the genome of Armatimonadota bacterium:
CTACACTGCACACCTCCGCGCTGCCCTTCGCCATGGCCATCATTGCCGCCACGGGGCTGGGGTTGCTCACGCCCTTCAGCAACCCGGTCATGCTTATGGTGATGGCGCCGGGGGGTTACCGCCTGCAGGACTACGTGCGTGCGGGGCTGCCGCTGGTCCTCCTCCTGCTGGCGCTGATGCTGGTCGTCCTGCCACTGGCCTACCCGTTCTAGCCCCGCGCCTTCCGGGCATCATTCCCCCGAGGGGAAGACTTCCCCCTCGTGACCGATTGACAGCAGGGGACGTCCTTGCCATACTGATTTCCCGTCTCGAAGAGGGCTTGACCGCAACGCCGGGGCGATACACCAAGACCACGCAACGCCCGCCCCGGCGCAAGGGCGGTGGTCTCTCCAGGACGGGATTCGGGACCGCGGTCACAACCGCCGGGAGGACAAGTAGACCCCATCCGGCGGGGCCGCGGTTCCGCCATGCTCACCGGGTCGTTGTGGGCCGCGCGTACCGGTAGCGCAGCCCCCCCTGATGTGCGGGCAGCCGGAGCCGGTCGCGGCGCTCCACGGTCACCCGCAGGCCGATCGAGCGCAGCCCCTCGACGAAGCCGCCCCTGAGGTTGAGCGCGGTCTGCAGCGTCAGGGGCTCGCCGATGGCGGCGATGACGAAGGGCGGCCGGACCATCCGCTCCCCCACCACCACAGCGTCGTCGCCATCACGAAACCCCGTAGTGGCCAGCACGCGCACGCCGTTCACTGCCACCGCCTCAGCTCCGGCGGACCAGAGTTCGTTGACCAGCCCCGCCAGGTCGGTTGCCCGGGTCTGCACGGGGAGGATCCCCCCAAGCACCCCTCCGCGCCGCAGACGCACCACCACGCCCGGTCCCTCTACCGGGGT
Proteins encoded in this window:
- a CDS encoding DUF881 domain-containing protein; translated protein: MAIASNQVAGNAMRAWQIPLAVILVITGFLAVSQWRAGRPLRAQAELPTQRVEQLAALLKQQDEARRALEAEIRRLRERVASYQRAVGEGRGAAETMAQEVAQLRLVLGMTPVEGPGVVVRLRRGGVLGGILPVQTRATDLAGLVNELWSAGAEAVAVNGVRVLATTGFRDGDDAVVVGERMVRPPFVIAAIGEPLTLQTALNLRGGFVEGLRSIGLRVTVERRDRLRLPAHQGGLRYRYARPTTTR